TCAGATAGGCCCAGTGAGAATGAACCTTCGACCGCCGCAGCTGCATCGTGAACAACATCGCCCCCACGGTCAGTAACAACCATTCGGGACGGATTTCGGCTTGTGGATAAAACACGGCCAGAATGATCAAGCCTGCGGCATCATCCGCGATCGCCAATAACAACAAAAACGCGATCGCTGGGTGGCTGGCACCAAAAATGAATCGTGCAATCAAGTAACTAAATGCAATATCGGTCGCACACGGGATCGCCCACCCTTTGCCTAACGAATCATGCGTTCCGGTGAAATAAGTCCCCGCGATGTACACCAGGGCTGGGCCCATGATCCCACCGACAGTGGCAAGCAGCGGAGTCGCTGCCTTTTTGGGATCCGCCAACGATCCGCCGGGCAGCAACGATTCCCACACCTCCTTGGCCGCGATCGCAAAGAACAATGCCATCACGATGTCGTTGACAAAGAAATGTAACGTAAAGCCATGCGAACTCGCATGCTCGGCGGCATCATGACCACCGGCGTGAGTAGCGGTGAATAAGGACACCAAATCAAAGTTCACAAACGCTTGATAGCTGGGCGAATGGATGTTCGCCCACACCAGAGCCGACACCGCCCCGACGATCAGTAAAAATGAATTATCGATCAGCTTGCGAACAAGTCCGCGTTGTTTTGGTTGCCCCGACATCAAATCACGCTGCCCCAGCTTTAAATGAGAAGACGGCAATCCCGTAAAGCTGGGATCGCTCGTCATTAAAGGTGGGTTACGCTATGAGCCGCGACTTTCAATCGCAGCAAAGCGATGGCGTTAAAAGCGTCCGATGAGGCAGTTTGTGGCGGTTATCCGGAAGGTGAGAGTCAGAGTCCAAGAAAAAAGGCTCACAATGTGAGCCTTTACGCGATTTAGTGGCACGCGAGTTTCGTTTTTAAGTGAGAACTTCTCGCCTGCTAAAACACGGCAACCCTCACTCGTATTGCAATTGAGCAGTCGCGGTCGTGTCGCTTGCCGAAATCAAACGCACCCAGGCCGCACTGAACGCATCGGGGAACGAATACGTTAGCGTTTCACCGGCCGGCACATCAAACGACTTGTAGCGTCGCCAATGACCGTCCCCGGTGATGTCCACTTCGACATGCATCGTGACGGGTGTGTCTGAGTCGTGCGTTAGCGATAATGACTTGCGATCGTAACCCTTCATCAGGTACGGATCCGATGGCTGTCCGGCCTTGACCGTTGTGCTGAGCCATGGGCCGCCGTGACCGACCGGTTTGCCGAACTTCCAAAGGTCATCGATCCCGCCAAACCACAACGCCGCATCCTGCTTTTCATCGGCGAAGACGTGACCATCGTTTTTCGCATCCTCGCCAACGCCGGTCAGTACGAGCAGTCCGTTCCAGGTACAGAAATCGGCGATCTGTTTTGCGTGGCTCGACACGGGACGCATCAAGTTGAACGCCGGCGGGGCTCCGTTGATCACCAATGGCACCTCATAGAACGTGCCATGGATATTCGCCAACACTCGCTCGGATTCGACTTCGCGGACATCTCGCGGCCATCCCGACGCAAACGGCTTGTCATAGGCCGCGTTTCCTTTGGGCAATCGCAACCGTTTTCCGCCGTGCTTCAATACTACCGAAGCTTCATCGACCGTAAATTGCGGTTGGACGTTCAATAGGTCCGCTAGTTTTGGATCGTCTTCGTCGGCTTTGAATTCAAAACCTGCCTTGGTGAAATCAAAGAAGCGGTCCTCTGACGCAATCACACGCAAATTTCGATTTTGCTTGGCGGCATAGACCAACGCACTGCGTGCTTGATCGTCGTCTACGCTAGCAAGTCCGGCAAACAACGTCTGATTCTCGGACGCGCTTCCGTCGACAAATTTGGCCGCCGTTTGGTGCAGATACGCGGTGGCAACACAATCACGATTCGTTTTCAGCCGCAACCAAATTGCATCGAAATCCTCTGGCAATTCATAGGCCACGTATCCGTCGGCGGGGACTTCGATCGATTCGTAATCGACCCAAGTGCCATCACCACGACGGTCCACTTGCAATGCAAAAACAACGGGGGTGGCATCGCCATCGACGATTCGCTGCTCCACCGGTCGGGTGACAATCGAAGAGCGATCGGTTTTGATGTTCAGCTCACTCGGTTTGGATCCAAGCACAAACGCGGTATGAGGCATCCCAAATGATCCCGGTTGATGCTCGGTTGCGTTTTCAGGAATCGTGATCGTGCCCGGTTCGAACGAACGAGCGTAAACCACGTCTTGTAAATTCTTGCCCCATATGAGCGTCATGTCGGTCATTTTCCAGGCGGGATCCAAGGTTGGATTACCACGTTGGTCGACGGCTAGAAAGACCGTGACCCTTTGGTCAACGTCAAACGAATAGCCTTTGGCCGCGCGATGCCAATCGCCTCGAGGGACGGTGACTCGGGGTAATGAGGCGAGCCGATCGGGCATCGAACGAATCTCTTGTTGATCGCTCGCTCGGAGGGCCTCTTCGCCTTCGGTTGGCTTTGTGCGTCCGGTGGCAAGATGCAAAACACGGCGATCAAACCCTGAAACCAAGAACGGATCCGACGGGGTGTTTGCCGTCACTTTGTCTTCGATCCATGGACCGCCGTAACCGCTTGCAGGGCCCCATTCTTTCAGGTTTTCGTAGTCGCCAAACCACAGATTCGTTTGTGGTTGTCCCGCCAAATGGTTGCCTTGGATACTGGTTTCATCCGTCGCCAACACCAACTTGTCATTCCAAGCACAAAAGTCGGGGATGTACCGCAAGTGGCTTCCGATCGGCTTGATGCCAGCCGAGTTTTGGCTGGTAAACGTCTTGGGAAAGTCAAAGAACATGCCATGCATATCCATCATCCAGCGACCGTCGGTGATCTCGCGAATTCGCGGCCACTCGGTGTACCAACCATGGATGGCATCGTTACAAAAGGCGGCTTTGGGCAACAAGTAAGTATGCCACGTTCCGTCGTCGAGCACCTTTAGCCGCACACTGCGGCGATCCCAGCCCATCGTCCAAATCGGGTCATTGCCGTCGCTTCCACCCGCGATGCCGTTGGGGCCGGTGACCTCGGTGTATTGACGACGTTCGACGATTTTCCAATTTTCGCCATCGTATTCGGCTAGTACACCACGTTCTTCGCTGTTCTTTGCGGCGCCTCCGACAACCAGATCATCGTAGGTGCCCGCGGCGTGTTCGCCGTTATTGGATACCACCAAACGTCCCTGAGAAACATAAGCCCCTTTGCCATGCCAACCGGGAACCGGTTTTTTAAACAATCGCTTGACCGCCAACGTGTGCACATTGGCTTCCCAAATCGCCCCTTCCATATCGATGTAGTAAACCATGTTCGCGGGATCAGTCAGATGCCGCGTGATAGCGGTCACTCGCATCGGCATGTCTGCTGGCGAGATGACACGAACGTTGCCCTCGGCGTCGATCAGGTAGTGAGCGATCAGCAATTGATTCGATTCCGCGTGGATCATCCGTCCCGCCGGAGTACCGCCAACGCTTTCAGGATGCACGCTCAGCGTTTGCAGATCTTCGCCGATCGAGAACAGTTTGTGTTCGCTGCCGCGAGGTTGATGCGGCGCGTAGTTGACCATCCACAGTCTGTCGGCCCAAGGCACGATCGCTCCGATCCCACACTCATCATGCCCTGACTTGAAGTGGCCTCCGTTTTGACTGTAGATGCCATAAGTGGTCAAATGCGGATACACCCCGCTGATGTGGAGGTCGTTGCGAACCTTCTCGTCTCGGTGAGATAGGCTTCCAGCGTTTCGGTCCGCATTGGGCACACTCTCAGCCTGTGGAACTTTTCTAGCTTCAATTTCTGTCGGATTCTCCGCAACCAAAGTCTTCTCGTCCGCGGCGATGTCACTGCGGTGCTTGCGTAGTTGGTTCGATAAATCTTCGACGACCATCGCGTTGCTTGGATCACTAGCCACGTTCGTTTGTTCGATCGGGTCTCGATCCAAGTCGTACAATTCTAAAAAACGTTCTCCTTCGCTCGTTTCGGTTTCAATGTACTTCCAACGTGAACTGCGAACGGCCCACAACGGTTGGCTTCCTAATTGTTGTGACGGAGCTTCGTACAGAAAGCTGGTTCGCCAATCGGCAGGCTTTTCCGCACGCACCAGCGGCAGCAAACTGCGACCGTGTAGCGATTCTGGAATCGGCAATCCCGCTAGATCGTAGATCGTCGCTGTCAAATCGATGTTCAAAACCAACTCGGAAACAACTTGCGTTTTCGTGTTGGGACCGGTGATCGCCATTGGTACCCGCATCGATTCCTCGTACGGCAACACCTTGCTGGTCATGCCATGTTCACCAAGCATCCAGCCGTTATCCCCCATGAAGATGATCCACGTGTTGTCACGGATTTCGAGCGATTCGATTTCATCGAGCACTCGGCCGACCGCGGCGTCCATCTGCTGGACGCTGGCAAAGTATTCTTTGGCGTGTTGACGAATATTGGCTGGGTCGTCATAGCCATACGCTAATGCTTGAGTGCGGTTGCGAGCCGACTTCAGGTATTCAGGTTTTCCCGAAAGGTCATCGTCCCAGGTTTGCGGAAGTGGCATCTCAGATGCTTCATATTGCCCCAGATAAGCCTGTTCTGCTGGCCATTGGTGACGGTGGTCCATGTGCGGCACCTGCGTGTTCATCCACAACACAAACGGAGCGTCGTTTTCGATCGCTTCGCGGATGAAACGAATCGACTCATCGGCGGTGACATCGTCGACAAACCCTGGCATGACTTTGGTTTCGCCTGCGACCGTGAATTTGCGGTCGTACCACGTGCCGTTGGACCAACAGGTCGATGCAAAGTCGAATCCACAATCCTCGGGCTTGTTTCCCAAATGCCATTTTCCAGTCACGCCGGTCTGATAGCCGATTCTTCTCAGCGACTGGGCAAAGGTGACTTCCGAATGGTGGATTTGACTCTTTCCGATTTCCGTCACCCCGTTGGCACTTCCATAGCGGCCGGTTAGACAAGCGGCTCTGCTCGGCGAGCAAATCGCCAAGGTGACAAACGCATTTTCGAAACGGGTTCCCGACGCGGTAATGCGATCGAGATTGGGGGTTCGAACAAACGCTTCGCCAGATTCACTCGTTGCGTCCCAGCGATGATCGTCGGTCAGGATAAAGACGATGTTCGGTTTGCCCGTGTCGGCCGAGGCGATCGTCCCCGCGACGGCGAACATCAGGCTGGCCAAAACGGCAACGTGGTGGGAACTCAGACGTCTCATTAGAAATACCGTTTCGTTAACGAATTCGAGGAGGGATTTGCAGGGCGGGAGAGTTGCCCCATAAGAGCCTTCAAACGCGGAATGAGACATCGTAGCTCAATAAAAAACAAAAATTGCTAAAATCGTGTCCTGTAGAGCCAACTTCGGCTCTCTTTCCCTAGCCAGCGCTATCGAGGTTTGATGATCGACGGATGACGGACGATGCCAAAGCGAATTCTCAGCCGCCAACCGGTGTCCCTTCATCGGTCGATGACGCTTCGTCGGATCAAATCGACAGCGCTGCCGAAGCGAATGATGCCGCGTTGCAGCGAGGACAACTCGATCGGCAACGAGAATACACCCAACGGTTCGAACAACATCGCCGCGTGATTTTGCTGTATTTGCGAAGCCTGCTTCCAACCCAAAATGATGTCGACGAAGTCTTCCAAGAAACTTGCCTAGTGACTTGGCGTGAATTTGATCGCTTCCAAAGTGGAACCAATTTCGCAGCCTGGGCCTGCACAGTGGCGTACAACCAAGTGCGTGCCTGGCGAAAACGACAAAGCCGTGAACGACTACGTTTCAGTGACGATTTGACGCAACTTGTCTCTTCGGAACTGATCGATCATCGTGAACACTATGAACGCTATGTGACCGCGCTGGATCAATGTATTGAACTGCTTCCTGATCATCACCGCGCTTTAATCGAAGATCGGTACCGAAACGAAATTCCCCTCGAAGTGGTTGCCCAAGCATCCAACCGTTCCAGTGCCACTGTTCGTCGCATGATCAACCGAGTCCGCGAAACTTTGCGTGATTGTGTCGCAACGCGAATGCGGATGGATCGTGAAACATAAAACCAACCGAAAACGATGACGACCGAAAACGAAGTAAACCCCGATCGCTGGAACCGCTACTGCGCGCTGCGTGATTTGGTGCTCGACGAAGAGGCGGACGAAGCTCAGCTAGCAGAGCTGGAAGCATGCGTTGTCGCGGATTCGTTACTTAAACGCGATTTTGTTGAATCCTTACAAACTCGTGCCGCGATCACCTATACGAAAGATGAATTGGCGGTTTCTCCCGAAAAATGGGCCATGACATTCCTACCGGTGACCTCGGCGACACTGCCGTCATCGTCGCGGTGGTGGTCCATGCCCAAATGGGCGTACCTTGGGATCGCTGCTGGGATTCTTTTTTTCATGACCTCCGCATGGGTATACTTTGATCGCGGTGGTGACCAAGAGATGGGGCTGATCGTCAAAACCGAAAACTGCCAATGGCAGGGATCGACCATCCCGACTGTCCCAGGATCCTCGCTGCGTCGTGGCCGACTTGTTCTCGCTCGCGGGATTGCCGAACTACGGATTGGTTTGGTCGACGTGACGATGGAAGGCCCAGCGGATTTGGAATTGATTGGCTCGGATCGATGTTTTGTGCACTCAGGTCGTATCCTTGCCAAAGTCCATGCTGGCGGTGAGGGTTTCCAGGTGCAAACCCCCACTTCACTATTGATCGATCGCGGTACCGTGTTCGGTGTGAACGTCACCGCCGACGGCAATTCGGATTTGACCGTGGTCAACGGTCGCGTCGATGCGAAACATCTGTCCTCGGGTGCGACCGTCTCAGTGACCACCCATGATGCGAGACGATTCACCCGTGTGGGAATTGAAACATTTACCAGGGAAAGCAACGACGAAGCAACGGATGCTCCGAGGCATTCCTACGCTACGGACGAACTATCAACCGTTCAAATCTCGACCGCCATTGGCGAGGGCCGCGACGGCTACGTGATGGCGAGCAAACAGTCCGAAGAAAAGGTGTCGCGAGTTGCCCTGTTGGTGAAAGAACCGCCTGATTTTCATTGGGGCACGCCTTTCCGCCGCCGTGGCTATCTGCATTTTGATCTATCGTTTGTTTCCGAGCGAACGGTCCACTCGGCCAAACTGCAGTTGCAAGGCGTTCCCACCGAGATCGGTTTTCTATCATTAATGCCCGATGCCACGTTTGCCGTTTACGGGTTGACCGACGAGTCACTCGAAGATTGGGACGAAGCGACGCTGAGGTGGCAATCATCACCCGGAATGCTTGCTGACGGCGTGACGCTCGACCCTGCAAAAACCAAGTTGCTGGGGAAATTTGTCGTGCCCCAATCCGATCCCACGCGAATGTTCAGTATCGCGACGCCCGAACTTGCCGAGTTCCTGAACCAAGACACCAACGGCGGTGCTACGCTGATCCTGGTCTCGGAAACTGCCGGCATCAAGGATTGTTACGTGCATGGATTCGCCAGCCGGCGACACCCCGACGCATCCCCGCCAACACTGCGGTTGACGTTAACTCCCTAGCAAAAAATGTCGGACACCTTTTTACGGACACTTTCTTTCGCTTAGACGCCACCGCCTCCGGCATTTTCTGACTCAAAGCGAGACTCTTCGGCCTCGTAGACCGATTTGTCTTCGAGCGGTTTGACTTCCGACGTCGGACCGCTGTCACACCCGCTGATCACACACGGCGCGACCAAAAGCATCAACATCAATAACCTATGAAACATGTTGGGGAGTCCTAAAAGAAGAAGGAAAGAAAAAGAACCGACATCGTGTGGCACATGCCAGTAAAACGACCGGGCATCCTGTGAGCTGTTGGCGTTAAAGAGCGTTTGGCTCTGGAATATCACAACCCGAAGCGTGAGCAAGGGAATCGTTATCTTGACTCGGTACTTCACCGACGCATCGGGTTACGATGATGAGCGTCCCGCAAGGAAGAACCAGGCTTTCTAAACGGGACACAGCCGCGCTCCTGTCGGCGTACTTTAGAAATCGGCTTGAACCGTTTCCTTGGCGGCAGCCGAACCGAGGGCTCCCCACAAACCGTAAGGACTCTTTTCTCCGACGTTGCTGTTGTCCTTAGAAATGCTCCAACCCGACGCGGTGTTGCCCGAATCGATGCTGTCGGTGATGAATTTCACTGCCCCATCGGCAAACAACACGTGACAACCACCTTGGTGGCGACTCGATGCGCTATAGACACCATGTTCCCAATAGGTTCCGTAGCCATTGAATCCCATCACGCTCGGCGAGTTCGGTGGCAACACCGTGGTGATCGACGTCATCGCTGGCAGTGCGTCGTACCAACGGCCGCCGCGTGATTGCCCAAACGTGGTAAAGAGCTGCGATTCAGGAACGCTATAGAACAGCGGCCGCTGAGGGTCGCGTAGGGTATCGAGAATCGCGGGTCCACGCGAAACCGTTTGAGCTCCGCCCGATCCCGAAAAGTGGCTGTTGTCCAACACGCCACCGATCACGCCGGTGTCACCGAGATAGGTTGCGATTTCAGCCATCGCCACCGTGTTGCTGGTGCCGTCGAGAATGTCTCGGAAACCTCGATACCGTTCTCGAGTAAAGACGCCTCGCAATGAACCACGATCAAGGTAGATGTTCGGATTGCTTGGTGGACTTGTATTCCAATTGGTGTTTTCGTTGTAGAAGATTCGTTTGACCGAATCACCAAGCGAATACGCGTAATTCGTTAACGCGGCTCCGCCTGCCGGTTGCCCTGGATCGGAAGGACAGCGATAGGACACAACCTGCGTTCGCCATGGACGATAATCATCGATATCAATGTGCAGTGCTGGACCAAACGCCGGCCAACCTGTTCCTGAACCAAGCGTGATCGCGGCGCTCGAATGAGGGGACTCACCGGGTTGAGCCAACAGCGGATTGGACATCATCTCCCATAGCGATTGCTGTTCGATAAACGGCAACAGGGCGACCAGACAATTCAGTCGCCCCGTGTGATGACGAGTCCCGCTGCCTCCGCTGGGCAGCTTGTTGTAGGCCGCATGGTAGTTGTGTAGACCGAGCCCGATTTGCTTGAAATTGTTGCTACACGACATCCGCCGTGCTGCTTCCCGCGCGGCTTGAACCGCCGGCAACAATAAACCGACTAGCACGCCGATGATGGCGATCACCACCAGCAATTCAACAAGGGTGAACGCAGGACGAGGACACTTTTGACCGTTAATAATACCACCTCAATTTGATAAGAAAGGGATGAGCGAAGGTGTGACCACGATCCGGAAAACAGAAACTCTCTATAGAGCGAATTTACGAAATGAGAATTCTCATAATAGGGGGACAGTCCCGATAGTTCGCAGTCCTCATTTATAGAGCGGTTGTAAACGAACTCAGACATTAATAACAGAAATTTTTTCGTTATTTCCTCTAGGAGGTCGCCGATTTGCACGCAACGGGCATTTTGCATGACCGTGTCAGGGTCCCTATAGGTGCCAATCGTCAATCTCACTGATCCACTGAATCCAGACGACCGGACCGCTATAACGTAGGAACGAAATCGTGACTTCCAACCTGGAATCAAACGATGTGATACGGGTCACTCGCTTTGGCGAGCACGATCCGGTGCCATCAATCCTGGCAAATACCCACGCGATCTTGGACACGATCCTTGACCAGCACCCCCACATGCCACGGTCCTCGTGGCTCGCGTCATTCGCTTCTATTTAGGCTCTACCATGAAACTGAGAATCTCTTTAGCACAGATGGATATTGCGTTGGGCGAACCGAGACGCAATTTAGAAACATTAAAAACGTTCATTGATGCGGCCGTGGTAGCCGGATCGGATGTGCTCGTTTTGCCCGAGCTTTGGTCAACAGGATACGTCTTGGAACAAGCCGAGAAGTTCGTCACCCGTACCACCGAGGGCATCTTTGCCGACGTCTCTCAACTTGCACAGCAACATCGTCTGCACATCGTGGGATCCAATCTCTCGCTGCTCGCTGAAAATCAATATGGCAACACGCTTACTTGGGCAGCACCCGATGGAACTCTGCTCGGAAGCTACAATAAGATGCATCTATTCAGATTGATGGACGAGGAGAAATATCTAACGGCTGGTGACGAGCCCGTTATGATCGCGACACCCTGGGGCCAGGTGGGCCTTTCGATTTGTTATGACCTGAGGTTTCCGGAACTGTATCGCCAATATGCGCTCGCTGGTGCCCAACTCATTCTCGTTCCTGCCGAGTGGCCTCATCCGCGTTTGAATCACTGGCGGACGCTGCTCCGCGCACGCGCGATCGAAAATCAACTCTTTGTGATTGCCTGCAACCGAGTGGGGCAAGGCGGCGACGTATCCTTCTGTGGCCACTCGGCGATCGTTGACCCGTGGGGCGATGTACTGGTCGAAGGGGGCGAGGAAGAAGGACTGTTCACGGCCGACATCGATACCACAGCGGTGGAAGAGATTCGTGCAAAAATTCCCGTCTTCGCGGATCGCCGCCCGGAGTTGTATACGAAGTAGGCAGATCAGCAATTTCAAAGCGTCGGTGGAGACACCCCGTCGTCGGTCGCCACCGCGTCGGGACGGCCGGTGTGATCGATGCTCGCCATCAGCAACGGCGAGACTGATCTTCTGAGGCGAACTGATTCACGCAGGGCTGCTGACATTCAATCAAGTGACCGTGAATCCGTTCAGATGCAGTACTCGATCGTATCCAGGTTAGAAACCGCGACCGGTTCTTGATCCAGGATGGACCGCGCTACCAAGTACGCTTGCTGACGCAGTTCGGGCACCGCGATACTCTCCCATAACGTGCCCTTCAAGATCGGGCCGATCGCGCGCATGAAAGGCACCGGAGCATCATTGGTGTCCAGTACCGTGAAGTCATCGGCCACCGCGATTCCCATGTCCATAGCATCCGGTTTGGCCAAACCTCGATCGAACAGATTGCGATACAGCGGCAACGCGGAATCGGAGAATCGAGATTTGGGACCTGTGCAATTGATGACCAAGTCACCTTCGATGCGTTTCGGCGATCCTTCGCGATCCACCATCTGAATTTCGATACCATGTTCACCCGCCGTTAACGATTGGATTGTCGCTGGGGTGATGGTCAATTGACCGCAGTCGAGCGCATCGGTGATTGCATCATGGATCGGGCCGGCGATACGGTGACGAATCACGTTCCAGTCCGCCGAGTACTTTTTCAAGAACAATGTCCGTTCATCGAGCGATAGGTCCTTCCACAACTGTTGCGTGCGACTTCGCAATTTGTCGACCGCGATCGCAGGGTTTTGGCTGGCGCCCCGCAGACGTTCACAATCCTGGCGAATCAATCGCACCAACTCTTTTAACGAACGCGTTTGCCCGTCATCAGGGATCACCTGTGGCCACTCGATGCCACGGAAATGACGCTGCGGCAACATTCCATTGCGAGAGATCGCGGTCACCTTTCCGCACCACCCTTTGTTGCGAAGTGTCACGATCACATCAACCGCAGTCAGCCCGGTCCCCAAGATCACAATGTGCTTGTCGTCGCTGGGAAGATTCTCGTGCCAATCCTTCCATGGGTTGCCGCAATAACGTCGATCGTTCGCGAGTACGCTGGCGCCGGGCAATCCGGCCGGCGGTTGATTCCCGGTCGCCAACAAAATCGATTCGGCTTCGATCGGCTCGCCGTTTTCCAACATCACCACGCCCCCTTGGTTGCCGCTAGCCGACAAACCGCGCGGAACTACGTCGACGGCAGAATCCTCTACCACTTCGCACTGGACGCTGGATCGAGGATCCGCCGTACCGAGATAGTGAGCTGCTAAGCCACGAACATAATCACCAAAAATTCGCCTAGGAATGAACGTTTCGCGAAGGGTATCGTCGTCGATCGCATCAAACTCGCTTCGCGAGCGCAACCAATCGAAAAAGTGCGACGGATGATCCGGAAAAGCCGACATGTTTCGGGCTGCCACGTTCAGCAAATGCTCGCTACGCGTCGTTCCGTATGCGGTCCCGCGGCCAAATGGGCTTCCTGAGTTGATGATCACAACTCGCTGAGGTGTGGTGGCGAAGCGAGTAAGATTGACGGCGGCCAGCGTTCCGCTGAACCCGCCACCGATGATGGCCGTGGTTGGCATGTCGACAAACTTCCATAGATAGAGAGGGAAGGTGATGCGCCCAAGGGGGCACGCATCCCACTTGCAGTTTTCAAGGAGGGGGGGGACCGTAAACCAGTCTCTGTCGCAACGGGTTTAAACCGCATACATCAGATCTTGATTCGCGAATATCTTATCGATAAAGTATTATTGCGTCAACTGATATCGATCCTTCACCTTCCTTTACGAATCCCTCCCTTCAGGTTCCTTTTGATGAGCGACCTTTCCCAAGAACTGCACCGCTGCGAACCTTTCGCAAGCGTGGATCAAGAAGCCGTCGTGAGCTTGGTTCGCACCGGGGACCAACTCGACAATCACTTAGCGCGATTCTTTCGCCAACACGACATGACGTTTTCGCAATACAATCTGCTTCGCATTTTGGATATGGAG
This genomic stretch from Novipirellula caenicola harbors:
- a CDS encoding sigma-70 family RNA polymerase sigma factor, which codes for MTDDAKANSQPPTGVPSSVDDASSDQIDSAAEANDAALQRGQLDRQREYTQRFEQHRRVILLYLRSLLPTQNDVDEVFQETCLVTWREFDRFQSGTNFAAWACTVAYNQVRAWRKRQSRERLRFSDDLTQLVSSELIDHREHYERYVTALDQCIELLPDHHRALIEDRYRNEIPLEVVAQASNRSSATVRRMINRVRETLRDCVATRMRMDRET
- a CDS encoding Na+/H+ antiporter NhaA; the encoded protein is MTSDPSFTGLPSSHLKLGQRDLMSGQPKQRGLVRKLIDNSFLLIVGAVSALVWANIHSPSYQAFVNFDLVSLFTATHAGGHDAAEHASSHGFTLHFFVNDIVMALFFAIAAKEVWESLLPGGSLADPKKAATPLLATVGGIMGPALVYIAGTYFTGTHDSLGKGWAIPCATDIAFSYLIARFIFGASHPAIAFLLLLAIADDAAGLIILAVFYPQAEIRPEWLLLTVGAMLFTMQLRRSKVHSHWAYLIGPGVVSWFSFYQANIHPALGLVPIIPLLPHAHTDLGIFAREEQNRHDTLNEFEHAWKLPVEFGLGLFGLANAGVVMSSLGTGTWVVLAGLLVGKPVGITLLTLFAEKGLKLEKPAGMDYRHVVTLGMVAGIGFTVALFVSVAAFTVPGLDQDSVKMGALLSFAAAPIAVVLGRSLGLRPLQSVASEEESLAKAA
- a CDS encoding sulfatase-like hydrolase/transferase; its protein translation is MRRLSSHHVAVLASLMFAVAGTIASADTGKPNIVFILTDDHRWDATSESGEAFVRTPNLDRITASGTRFENAFVTLAICSPSRAACLTGRYGSANGVTEIGKSQIHHSEVTFAQSLRRIGYQTGVTGKWHLGNKPEDCGFDFASTCWSNGTWYDRKFTVAGETKVMPGFVDDVTADESIRFIREAIENDAPFVLWMNTQVPHMDHRHQWPAEQAYLGQYEASEMPLPQTWDDDLSGKPEYLKSARNRTQALAYGYDDPANIRQHAKEYFASVQQMDAAVGRVLDEIESLEIRDNTWIIFMGDNGWMLGEHGMTSKVLPYEESMRVPMAITGPNTKTQVVSELVLNIDLTATIYDLAGLPIPESLHGRSLLPLVRAEKPADWRTSFLYEAPSQQLGSQPLWAVRSSRWKYIETETSEGERFLELYDLDRDPIEQTNVASDPSNAMVVEDLSNQLRKHRSDIAADEKTLVAENPTEIEARKVPQAESVPNADRNAGSLSHRDEKVRNDLHISGVYPHLTTYGIYSQNGGHFKSGHDECGIGAIVPWADRLWMVNYAPHQPRGSEHKLFSIGEDLQTLSVHPESVGGTPAGRMIHAESNQLLIAHYLIDAEGNVRVISPADMPMRVTAITRHLTDPANMVYYIDMEGAIWEANVHTLAVKRLFKKPVPGWHGKGAYVSQGRLVVSNNGEHAAGTYDDLVVGGAAKNSEERGVLAEYDGENWKIVERRQYTEVTGPNGIAGGSDGNDPIWTMGWDRRSVRLKVLDDGTWHTYLLPKAAFCNDAIHGWYTEWPRIREITDGRWMMDMHGMFFDFPKTFTSQNSAGIKPIGSHLRYIPDFCAWNDKLVLATDETSIQGNHLAGQPQTNLWFGDYENLKEWGPASGYGGPWIEDKVTANTPSDPFLVSGFDRRVLHLATGRTKPTEGEEALRASDQQEIRSMPDRLASLPRVTVPRGDWHRAAKGYSFDVDQRVTVFLAVDQRGNPTLDPAWKMTDMTLIWGKNLQDVVYARSFEPGTITIPENATEHQPGSFGMPHTAFVLGSKPSELNIKTDRSSIVTRPVEQRIVDGDATPVVFALQVDRRGDGTWVDYESIEVPADGYVAYELPEDFDAIWLRLKTNRDCVATAYLHQTAAKFVDGSASENQTLFAGLASVDDDQARSALVYAAKQNRNLRVIASEDRFFDFTKAGFEFKADEDDPKLADLLNVQPQFTVDEASVVLKHGGKRLRLPKGNAAYDKPFASGWPRDVREVESERVLANIHGTFYEVPLVINGAPPAFNLMRPVSSHAKQIADFCTWNGLLVLTGVGEDAKNDGHVFADEKQDAALWFGGIDDLWKFGKPVGHGGPWLSTTVKAGQPSDPYLMKGYDRKSLSLTHDSDTPVTMHVEVDITGDGHWRRYKSFDVPAGETLTYSFPDAFSAAWVRLISASDTTATAQLQYE
- a CDS encoding RNA polymerase subunit sigma-70, encoding MTTENEVNPDRWNRYCALRDLVLDEEADEAQLAELEACVVADSLLKRDFVESLQTRAAITYTKDELAVSPEKWAMTFLPVTSATLPSSSRWWSMPKWAYLGIAAGILFFMTSAWVYFDRGGDQEMGLIVKTENCQWQGSTIPTVPGSSLRRGRLVLARGIAELRIGLVDVTMEGPADLELIGSDRCFVHSGRILAKVHAGGEGFQVQTPTSLLIDRGTVFGVNVTADGNSDLTVVNGRVDAKHLSSGATVSVTTHDARRFTRVGIETFTRESNDEATDAPRHSYATDELSTVQISTAIGEGRDGYVMASKQSEEKVSRVALLVKEPPDFHWGTPFRRRGYLHFDLSFVSERTVHSAKLQLQGVPTEIGFLSLMPDATFAVYGLTDESLEDWDEATLRWQSSPGMLADGVTLDPAKTKLLGKFVVPQSDPTRMFSIATPELAEFLNQDTNGGATLILVSETAGIKDCYVHGFASRRHPDASPPTLRLTLTP
- a CDS encoding DUF1559 domain-containing protein; protein product: MINGQKCPRPAFTLVELLVVIAIIGVLVGLLLPAVQAAREAARRMSCSNNFKQIGLGLHNYHAAYNKLPSGGSGTRHHTGRLNCLVALLPFIEQQSLWEMMSNPLLAQPGESPHSSAAITLGSGTGWPAFGPALHIDIDDYRPWRTQVVSYRCPSDPGQPAGGAALTNYAYSLGDSVKRIFYNENTNWNTSPPSNPNIYLDRGSLRGVFTRERYRGFRDILDGTSNTVAMAEIATYLGDTGVIGGVLDNSHFSGSGGAQTVSRGPAILDTLRDPQRPLFYSVPESQLFTTFGQSRGGRWYDALPAMTSITTVLPPNSPSVMGFNGYGTYWEHGVYSASSRHQGGCHVLFADGAVKFITDSIDSGNTASGWSISKDNSNVGEKSPYGLWGALGSAAAKETVQADF